The Aminivibrio pyruvatiphilus genome includes the window CACCGTAGACGGAACCGCCTACACCGTAGAAGTCGAAGACCTCGGCGCCGGAGCCCCGGCCGCCGCTCCCGCGCCGGCGGCAGCGCCGGCCCCTGCCCCTGCGGCTGCACCCGCACCTGCCGCCCCGGCCCCTGCACCGGCCCCAGCCGCCGGAGGCGCCGGAGCCCCCGTCACCGCGCCCATGCCCGGCAAAATCCTCCGGGTAGCCGTCAGCGTCGGAGCGCCCGTCAAGAACGGGGACCTTGTCCTCGTCCTCGAAGCCATGAAGATGGAAAACGAAATCTTCTCGCCCGCGGACGGAGTGGTCAAGGAAATCCGCGCCCGAGACGGAGAAACGGTCAACACCGGCGACGTCATGATGATCATCGGCTGACGGGTCCGCCCGTCAGCCCGACACCCGGACCTGCAAAGGAGGGACCCCCCGGCCAATGGATATTTACATCCAGTCAATAGGACAGATTCTCACATCCTCCGGCTTTGCCGGACTCACCGGCGGTCACGTCGTCATGCTCCTCGTGGCGCTGACCATGCTCTACCTCGCCATAGGCAAGGGCTTTGAGCCCCTGCTGCTGGTGCCCATCGGATTCGGCTGTCTCCTCGTCAACCTGCCCCTCTCGGGCATCATGGACGACGGAGGCTTTCTGCGGTACGTCTTCTTCGGCACGGAGCATGAAATCTACCCCGTCATCATCTTCATGGGCATAGGAGCCCTTACGGACTTCGCGCCCCTGCTGGCCAACCCCGTCACGT containing:
- a CDS encoding biotin/lipoyl-containing protein, encoding MTKKYKITVDGTAYTVEVEDLGAGAPAAAPAPAAAPAPAPAAAPAPAAPAPAPAPAAGGAGAPVTAPMPGKILRVAVSVGAPVKNGDLVLVLEAMKMENEIFSPADGVVKEIRARDGETVNTGDVMMIIG